TTTAACGAAATTGCCAAAGTAAGTACTGATATTTCTGTGGAGAAGGTGTAAAATTGCAATGAACCTGGGAGATAAAGAGCTTACTTTTTGCCATCTTGGGGCAAGAAATTCATTTAAAGCAAGGCCAATCTCACCATATGTCAATGGACAAACCCAAAAGCCCCATCTTAACCAAGCTGGCATTGAGGCTGCATTTAACTCCACAAGTTAACAACCTTTTACTAGCTAAAGTAAGTATTGCAATTAAAAATGAACTGAAAAGGATTAAGCGCTTACTTCTTGCGATAATGAAGCCACCAAATGCCAGGGAGAATAACATTGATAAGCTACCAACTGCTGTGGAAGTGATCACATTTCGACAGACAGATGCAATGAAACGGAACATGGATATTGACGACAAGTGCATGGAAAACAATAAGATTAGTTGGCGGAAGAACCTGTAAAGTAATGTTAAGTAGTCAGAACTTGATTCCACATTTTCATGATTTGAGTGACAAACTTGGTAGAGAAATCTAGATATTAGCACAAAGTTGCAATGAAAGATTGTTGGTCTGTCAGATAAACAATAATGATTCTTCAGTAATTGGAAATCTATTTGCTGGATCACCCCACAGATTACAGAAAGCACTCTTGTAACCGCAATTTACCTGCCAACCTCAGGAGTATATCCAATGACATAATAAGTCAAGGATGTCCAGACCACAGCTTCCAACAATGAGAAAGGAACCTTAAGAATTGCAGATGGGATTGCATATGCCCATGCAGGGTAGAAATACAGCTCTCTTTGTTTGTAAAAAATTGAGAGTCTTGCAACAGTCAGTGATAACTCTGGAAATCCATCAACAAGAAGGATGACAAGAGCATAAAACAAAGCTCCCAAGTAATAATTTGCATGGAGAACATCAACGCCCATTCTTGTCCGTAGAAATACCGTCATGGCAACGGATGCAATTATAACCAGCTGAAACATGTGGTAAATGATATTATACATATAAGGAGATATAGCAATGGAAAAGGTAATGTACACTGATGCAGCTAGGGAGACAACGATCTCTTCCCAGTTAGCTATTAAGTGATTAtgaggaaattgacaatttagCACACAAAATGTAATTCATTATACTTCACGAACCAGAGAATGTTTGAAATACCCATTGGAAGAATCATATTGATTGAAAGTATCTTCTTATTATTACTGTTTATCCAAAACTAATTAGAACCATTTGGCGGGGATATAAACcacttgttttgttttgaatactATGGTACTGGGTTGTGATTTGATTATGTGCACAAAGATAACAATGTGCTTACCTGCACAGATTTGAAAATGTAAATAAAAGAATTTCTTTTCATAAGAAGATACTCTCTCGACATGCATGCTCTGAAAAGTGTCCATTTAGGAATGGAAAACTTAGTAAAGCTTATAGCATCATTCTGGCTCTTGGACTTGGAAAATACCCCAGAAACCTCTTCACTGAGCTTCTTTCCATAAACAGATTCTTTAAATTTCCTTGATAACAAATCAACAGAGTTGTAAATGTACGTTGCACTGTCTCTGCACCAGTACTGAGCTTGATCTTTTCTTGATATAACCTACAATGGAACCAAGAACTTAATTAATATTAGCTAATTGGTCAATGGGATGTAAAGAAAATTAAGAGGAGACATGATTAACTCACCTCCTGGAGAAAATCTGCTACTCCTTTTCTTTCAGGACACCTAAATCCACAACACTCAAAAAATTCCAGAACACTTGTTCGAGGCCCATGATAGACAATCTTCCCCTCAGACATCAAGATGATGTCATCAAATAGATCAAATGTTTCTGGTGCTGGCTGAAGAAGTGATACAAGTATAGTAGCATCTGTGATATGTGCAAGCTGCTGAAAGTAAGCAACTATTTGATATGTGGTTGAGCTATCCAAACCATTTGATATTTCATCCATAAATAAAGCTCTTGTAGGGCCAACAACCATCTCCCCTGTACAGTAAGTGGTCGCAAAATGTTCTCTTGatactaaaattttttcttctattAATCATCACAGTTTTCATATGAGGTGAGTGTTCTGTAGATTAAGAGTGGCCATAAAGTTACCTGTTGTCAGTCTTTTCTTTTGGCCACCAGAAATACCTCTTCTCATGGCATCTCCAACGAGTGTATCAGCACAAATATCAAGACCAAGTATCTGAAAAGAGATCCATGGTCTCATCATCATTAGTCATTCATTTTTAATTCAAGACTTAGAGTAAAGCATTTGAAGACTAAAACAGTTGAAGGATAGTGTACTTTCAGTATGTAGTCCGTCTGGAGAGTTGTTATTTGTCCTTCAACAGAAATTGCCTGTGTAAGATCAGGTTGAGATAAAGAAACATGAGACTTAAGCCCATCAGCTGTACAAGAATGATAAAATAATGTTCTTGAAGGCCATCAATATGGCATTAAGCTAAAAACTGCAATATGAGAAATAATTGTAGCAGGAAATTAAGAAAATGTTTTAGTGACAGTTATTTTGTTTactctatttctttttcatactCTCAGACTAGGAAATTTTTGGATGGACATTCGTACGAGAATGATAGTTTGTTACTGCCATCCATATGAGTTGAAAAAGATTCAGGCCCACGCTTTGCTATAGTAGAGAATTGAATGAGGAAGTAAGAACCACTATGTTATTGCATTAGCAAAATAGTGAAAAATTGACTTGCAGAATTCCGCAGAGGTAAACCACGTCAAGTGAATGTGCATACTCTTAATGGCTCATGTCAGCTCTAGTATTTTTGCCACccaagtttcctaaaaaataccaaaatcatACTTCCCTTAGTGGTTAAACCAAGTTTTGCCAGTTACTGTTCGAATTACTTTTAGCGGAAAGGTTGTCTtctgaaaataaaactaaagctTGCGAATAAGAGATGTTTTGAGGTCTTGATTTAAAGACATTCCACTCTAGCCAGAACTGACAGATTGTGGAGTAAGTCATGGCACATTACGTCAATATGGGATTTATGCAGGCTGATGAGTTGTTTTTGAGGCAATCCAAGTCCAATTAGGCTCGCATTTATTCTTTCTTGCATCTGAATTTTGAGCTCTTGATTTAAAGACATTCTACTTCAGTCTGAAAAAAGTAAGTTACACTAAATTTACCTTCATGTATGTATCTGTGTCAGGATCCGGAAGAATTCCtgcttctttttcccttttgctCAGCTCAGTCATTATTGCTTTCAAAGTGGGGAACCTTATCAGCTCCATTGCATCACTGTAACACTTAAGATAGAGAAATAATTTTCTAAGTGCTGAAATATACCTGCTCTGCTTCCAACGCCCTGGCAACGAGATGAAAAGTCCAGTGTTTCCCGAACAGTCATTTCAGGGATATGCATGTCATATTGGCTTATGTAAGCCGAGGTTTTCTGAGGCACAAGTTCTGTCAATTTGTATCCATTGTATGTTATCTCCCCACTAACCTGTCACAATGAAAAACACAAACTAACATAAAGGCAAATGCCAAGTGTAACTTCATAAAGACATTAGACAATATAAGGTCCACAGGAGAATTCACATTGTCCTCACTAATATACTGAAACATGGCTAAATGTGCTGATATTGACTATTCAAGCATAATTCATGGTCTCAATGTGCAATCAACTCTTAAATTGCCAAAGAATGCAAAAGGCAGTGTTTCAGTGTCTTTTAAGTTCTAAAGATCTTTCAACTACTAGAGGTTGTAACAAGAGCCAGCTGAGTTCTCAACTTTAAAACTGTAGACCAAATTCAGTGCATGGAAGTGCACATATATCAAGCCCAGGTGATGCAATTATTGAAGTTCAATCCATTCTGTACACTTGCTCTATAATACCACTAAGGATTAGAGATCAGAAGATAGTGTCATCTCTTCCAGAGCTCTAGTCATCTCAATGAAGCATGGAGAAAGAGAAAGACCTTGAGAGATTTATCAAGATTTCCAGAAAGTGCTTTAAGAAGTGATGTCCTCCCACATCCTGGAGGGCCTAACAGAAGAGTCAATCTGCAATAAGAATATTACAAATTACAAAATATCAGAACAATTAATTTGACGAGCAATGAGATGGTCTTAAAGAGACCAATCTCTCCCCTTCTCCTTTCTTGAAGCATGATTGAGGAGTTAGCACTGAGAAACCATTCCATGAATGAAACAGCTTTGACGAATGAGAAAGGAGAATACCAGAGGATTCAAAAGTAGGGAACAACTATGATCAGTTAACCAGGCAGAAATTCTTGTCTATTAGTCAATACTGACCCAAAAGCTCGACTATAACAGATTTGACCTTTGTTATGAAATGAGATCTCACGCTTGCAATTAAAGGGAATAAATGGGAGACCAGCATACAAAGGAAGCCCCTGCCTGAACTATTGGTCAATGCAACAGTAGTTGACAACGTAGTCATAATTCAGGTTTTACTCTCACAATACACTCCAAACTTCAGATGGCACGTACAATAGATGTATATCTTGGTTTTAGAATGATAGTTGTTTCATTGTCATGAATGTAATGCAAATAAACCCTATCCACTGAGGGAACTATCAAAGTCATACAAGACCAGCTCCACAAAGAGGATTTAGAGGTACCCAAACAATCACGTATGGGTAGAAGATCATGCACTAGGTTTACAGGTTCATTTTCAAGTTAAAAAGAAGTTGCAGAAGTAAAATTGGAACTGGACTCATATCCAGTAAAGATAGAGAACTATGTAAATTGGAATTTAGCAACATGGTGCTCACTTAATTAAAATGGAATTTCTATTGTGTACCTTCCAGGCTTGATGACACCACTAACATCACTAACGATGCAGATCTTTGATTCTTGTGGCTTTAAACCAGGAATCCTTGCAAGGTCCTTCgaaaaaataatgcattttttcaCAAACAGAATACAGAGACAATaataagaaaaaaaggaaaaaaaatgattattgTTTTCTCTGTGATTTCTAATCTGGGAAGTGGAATTAAAGCATGAAAGAACAATTATAATCTTATTAACAAActgaattttaatgcttttAAAAGCAGCTATGAGTCGACTGTTTagattaatttgaagaaatactACTGTTCAATAGTCCTAATAAGTGCAGAGATACGAGTAAATGCAGAGTCATATCCACATAACAGGCGCAACAACGCCACTGTTCATATTTTGAAAGCAAAAGGAAGTGCGAATCCGTATATCAATATAAATCATGTTCTGTAAGAATAAGTAATGAAAAGACCCATAATGCATAGAAGCGACATTGTAACAACAAAAGATTGGTCAATTCACACCGGAATGTTCATGGGAACCTTATTGTTAACCCATTTTACTGGCAGCTCAGCACACTTTGCACAAAGCTTTTAATTATATCTCAGAGCAGAAACGGACACCTCCAATTCTACTTCAAGAGAATGCAACACTTACCAGAAGCATGCTTTTGAAAGAATTCCAAAGGGTTGGAAGAGGCTTTCCATACACAACTTGACATTTTGCTTCTATAGAGAGATCCTTGTACCTTACTTCCAAAGTGGGCAATTCTATGCCAGTACTGCAAGAACAATGTTGCAAAGATAAATAGAGTTAATTTTAACGCCAGAAAAGCTGAACAGGAAATACAGCTCTTAATCAACCCTCAGGGCTTGAAAGGAGAATCTGCAGCATCAGATTTCCTCAAACTAGCTTGCTGCAAATCGTGTTGACTCAGGCCAACAAACTTTAAGCAATTTTGAATTTACACTGCATCTCTTCATCCTTGATAATTGAAAACTAATGAAGGTATGAAATTAACAGCAGAAATTTTTATCTACATTTGTGATAGAGAAGTGGAATTTAGGTGCTCTTAAAGTACTTCCTGTTTTCAGTCATGTGAATTACTTTCAAATGAAGATCACATTTATTAAAAGGAGTGTAACCTTACTTGTCGATCCTCTTTCTCATTTTCTGCAATAAACGAAGGTTATCATGCTCAACATGTCTAATTAGCTTCTCAATGAACATCTGCCTTTCCAGAACACCAAGCTTAGTTACATCAATCACCCGTTTTCTTTTATCATCAGCCATATTTTCACCATTTTCATCAACCAAAGCTGATCTTATCCGTTCAAAAGTAGGCAGTCTCTCAATAGCAGCCCACTGCAGCGCAATTTCTTCATCAAGATTATCATCCCTTCCATTACTCAAGGCTGAATTGCTGCTGAAACTTGAGTTTTGGCACTGAAATGATGCTCTTAAGCTTCTTCCTAACTCTGAGAGCTCGATTCTCAGTGATTCTATATCATCTCTTCCAATTAACTCAGCCATTTCGGACACTCTTGTGTCACTTTAaacacatttatcagcaaacaAACAGAGAAAGTCACATGGATTTATAAAGGCCATATTTGGACCAAAAAGCTTGATGAGCCATTTAGGACACTCTTGTGGGACTTTAAACAAATTTATCAGCAAACAAACAGTGAAAGTCACATGGATTTATAAAGGCCATATTTGGACCAAAAAGCTTGATGAGGTATGCCAATATGTCACACCGTGAGGATCATCTTGAAGGTCAATTTCAACATACCACAACTAAACGATGTGCCACAAAGAACACTTTAAAAATCCAAAAGGAATCAATGAAAATCTTTCCTTCATTAAGAAGTTTATGAACTAAGGCTTCTTCACCAAGAAATAGTAATACTCCTagtagaaaattaggaatcaGACAGCTACTCCTagtagaaaattaggaatcaGACAGCTCTATCTGAACTCAAGTCCCCATGAGAGAATTAGTTGACTTTCATCTTAAAAAAATGTGACACTTCAACAACGCCTCCAGCATTGCCAACTTCAAATCCAATTGTCAAGAGATGGGTCTTTTTTTATTGAGTTAATTGAAGCAGAGAAATCATTATTCTATTCCATTAATCAGTACTGAGTCATCATATATATATCTTTGAGTTAATCAGAAGAACCATACAATCAATTGTACGTaacaccttttcttttattgatTCCAGGGTCACATCCTTGACGGGATTTGCGAAAATTAACGAtgattttttgctttttttaatTTCGTCCCTCAGATACAAGCATACCGACAGGTACATGGACCAACATCAACTAGCTTAGGCATTGATTAAGTCCAGCAGGTTATAGATAAATGCAATATGTGAAcattaaattgaaaagtgagggaaaaaaaaaaggtaatggAGTTCCCAGTTTGGTAATGGTAACAGGTTTCATGGGCAAGTCCCGTGTGCCAGTCTTTCATCAGTTCTCTTCTGTTCTCCTGGATTCTTGGTGTAATCCAAATATTAAGAAAAAAGCTCAGAAACCTAGAAAGATACAGTGAATATTGTTACATAAGTAACCAACAATGAATCGAAAACCTTGCACCTGCATTTAGATTCAGAAGGTGTATAGTAGTATGTTATTTCCTCTAGCCGCCCTCCTCTGTTGAGTTGGGCTGTCGACTAGTGTAAGTTTAGATAATACGACTGGTATAGTTACATCAGACATGCACCAATAGCAAAGTTACATCAGACATGCACAGATATGACAGATCCAAAGAACAACATGATTATTGTCTCCATAAAAAGTTGAATTCCCAAAATGAGGTAGTAGTATTCGTATTTCAACTTTTCACTACATGCTTTTTTCGGTCCTCAATAACATTAGTCCTTTAAACAATTATTGTATTTTAGTCTTCATTATCGATCTATTTTtgctccaaaatttcaccaGCACATCGCATGACTAGCATTTCCAACCAATTTGTCTTAGGTACGCTGGCCACTAAAAAAGATTTAAAATCCCTCTTCCTTGAACTGTACATAGGTCGTCCGGGTTCAAAATCTTGCACTTTTACTTTAAAAAATTCGAAGGATGTATCAGAGCATCCATCTTAATTTAGATGAGTTTTCCTTCCCTCTAATCTCTTATACAACCCAACTTGGTTCCCCTAACCTCCCCGAATAAAATATTATAGATGTTGatgattgaaagaaaaaatatgcGTAAATTTGATCAAGAATGTACTGTAAAAAACCAAAATGCGAGAAACCCACAAAAAGAAGAGTGAAAATATGAAGGATTACTTGTACTACCATGTTGCTATCCTTAAATTCCGATGGGTGGTTTCTTCTATGATTTCCTGTCCTTTGACATGGAACAGTGAAGTCCTTAAATAAATTATACGACGCGGACTAGATAACAAGTGCATCACATGTTGGATTCCTCAAGCAAGATTAATTAACTCCATTAATCCCACATCTAGATTAGGTATACTAAACCAAAAAAGAccgaaaaaaataaataaataaagactGATCATAATCGATGCCGGATGGTCAACTCACGGACTCGTATTTATAATTGAGCTATGTTaattaaaattatctagaaattcaAAGTTTTTGGAATTTactgtaaaactaataaaaaaaactGCTAAAAGAGAGATTGAAAATAGAGATCTATTTTCTATTATTTCAATTGATCAAGATTGTTCTTATTCCTGTTCTTGTTATAAAGAGAGGTTACAATACCTCTATATATTGGTAATACAAGATGAAAGGTACATGAATTTAGTACTTCAAGTACATCAATTGAATAGCTCTACAAATGAACTGAAATAATTCATTCAATGTACCAATGAATCTTGTGGAGCATTCATGAATCAATCTTCTTGAGAATACAAATGGACATCCACATATTTAGTTGTTTCGTAATAGTATTAATTTCTGTATAACTTCAATGTCTTAAATAGGTGATTTTGTGGATTAAGATCTCAAAATATGTATAGATTCACTGTATAGGTCATCAAGATGTGAAATTGTAGATAACATATTGCTGAATACAACTTATGGACAAATCGAAGAACAtataacctcaaaaaactttcTGCCCGCAAAagatatatacataaatatttaaacTAAATTATTTTACTTAATAAAAACATGTACAATTttaggaaaaacaaaaataaaaaacaagacGATGACTAATTTTATATTGTCGGATATAAtgtctttgttttttttatttggaaaaaccaattgaaatgtttttttttgtttttccttgaaAAAACTATTTGATGGTGTTGGGAGTTTAGCATCGAACCCTATTGATTTATTAAtaacttccaaaaaaaaaaaaattacaatgagAGAAGCGATTCAACCTGTCTAACCTAGCTATTCCCTTTGTTAACTGAGGAGGGTATCTCCAGCTCGGATAGCGCTGGGGCCTTGTCCTGTGGTACCTCGGTTTCGACCGCCTCGGCCTATCACCATCGTGGATTGACTTCGGCCCAGTTACCGCCTCGGCCAAGGCTTTCCCTCACAAAGCCGAAGTGAAGTATAACGACCTGACAACCGGAGTTGTGGAACATGACCTCTGACACCTCTGATAAAGCTGCTCTGACATGCGCCGCCTGACACATGACTGTTCCGGCGCACCTTTCCGCAGAGCCCATCAAATCACCTTGATGCGCTGACCCTGCCAGATCTCTAGGGACCCGTGCCAGCAGTCCCTCTTTCCTGTCCATCCTCTATAAATACTCAAGGCTTctactgagaaaggggatgaccAAATTTCCTGGTAAAAACCATACACTGATTCTCTCTATTAAGCTATTTTCCCAATCCCGAACTGACTTAAACTTCGGAGTTCTACCGGGGGATTCAGCCCCTCTTGTAATTTAAGCAGGTGACCAAGCCCGCTGTGACCTCTTCAGCTGCAGTGCTTTCAGCTCTCAGTTCACTCCAGCCGGTCAGAATTCACctcttcaattggcgccgtctgtgggaaacgCGAAGACATCAGAAGATGAAGCCTACGTGTTCTAAGAGCAGGAAAGCTCTCACTATTGGTGCTGAGCAGAGTAATGCGGCTCAACAAGAAGATATTCCTGAAGGGCAGGAGTCTCCAAGGATCCAGCCCGCAAACGAAGAAGCCATAACCCGTATGGCTGAGTTTGTGACCGAGAACCCTAACATCTTTGAGGAGTTAGGGAGGTATCTTAAGAGACAAGGCAAGCAAAAGGCCGAGTCATCAAAAAGGAAGTCGGATGGATCCCCTGAAAGTTCGTCCGAAGAAGAGTTTGACGGGAGGCGCTTGAGCCGAAGTGCTTCGAAGAAAGCATTCTCCAAGGCCACTTCTAAGGTAGCCTCCCTGACCAGGTCATTGTCAAGAGGGCTCTTGGGCCGACGACCTGAGGAACCTCGACCCATGGAGAGAGCTGGGATGGATTACCAGAGGGCTCCACCCTTCACGGATGATATCAACGAGGAGAGGCTTCCTCCCAATTTCAAACTCCCCTCGATACCATCTTACGATGGCCGAGGTGATCCTGAAGACCACATTCATGCTTTTATCTCGGCCTTCCGCCTATATTGCATCCCTGACCCCGTCATATGCCGAGCCTTCCCAGTATTCCTCCAGGGGACAGCTCGAAAATGGTTCTAGGGTTTAGAACCTAGGAGCATTTCAACCCTGGGGGAATTAGTGGAGAAATTTCTTCACCGTTTTGTCTCCTCTCGACCTACGACCAGGACCTCGGCATATCTGTTGAACATGCAACAGAACCCGGGAGAGTCACTTCGGTCGTACTTCCAGAGGTTCCACGAAGAGAGCGTACAGATACCTAATCCCAATGAGCAAGTTACCATTGCTGCTTTTACCCATGGGCTCGTTGCCAGGGTATTCAATACGGGGATCCACAAGAAGTATCCCCGCACGCttcatgagttgtggttgaagGTCGAGAAGGGCATACAGGCCGAAGACCTCAACCGCATGAAGAAAGAGGTCCAAGCTGCCCGTCCGAGGGCTGATCCCCGAAGGGGAAAAGAGACTGGCCGAAGTGAAGTGGGGGCAAGGAGTGGCTTTCAAAGTCCCAGTCGAGACCGCCGTAGCGTGTTTGACAGGATTTCCAAAGGGAAGCCGCCCATCCCAGAGTCCGAGCTAACCCCTCTAAACACCACCCGATCCCGGGTGTTGTCCGTCATGGAACAGAACAACCTCGGGAAGGTCCCTCCCAAGATGTTCAGCAGCAGAGATAAGAGGAACTCGAACCTCTACTGTCTGTATCACCGGAATATTGGGCACGAAACCGAGGACTGCAACGACCTCAAAAGAGAGATCGAGAACCTCATCAGGCAGGGACACCTGAAGCAGTTCATCCGTCGAGGTGGAGGTCAGCAACGTAATGAACCCCGACGAGACAGCCGGGGTGATCAACGCCGAGACGAAAGGCGAACGTCCAGAAGCAGTTGCAGGCCTCCAGAGGATCCTAGGGAGACAAAAAGGCCTCCCCGAGAC
This portion of the Coffea arabica cultivar ET-39 chromosome 2e, Coffea Arabica ET-39 HiFi, whole genome shotgun sequence genome encodes:
- the LOC113733018 gene encoding pleiotropic drug resistance protein 3-like isoform X1, translated to MAELIGRDDIESLRIELSELGRSLRASFQCQNSSFSSNSALSNGRDDNLDEEIALQWAAIERLPTFERIRSALVDENGENMADDKRKRVIDVTKLGVLERQMFIEKLIRHVEHDNLRLLQKMRKRIDNTGIELPTLEVRYKDLSIEAKCQVVYGKPLPTLWNSFKSMLLDLARIPGLKPQESKICIVSDVSGVIKPGRLTLLLGPPGCGRTSLLKALSGNLDKSLKVSGEITYNGYKLTELVPQKTSAYISQYDMHIPEMTVRETLDFSSRCQGVGSRAAIMTELSKREKEAGILPDPDTDTYMKAISVEGQITTLQTDYILKILGLDICADTLVGDAMRRGISGGQKKRLTTGEMVVGPTRALFMDEISNGLDSSTTYQIVAYFQQLAHITDATILVSLLQPAPETFDLFDDIILMSEGKIVYHGPRTSVLEFFECCGFRCPERKGVADFLQEVISRKDQAQYWCRDSATYIYNSVDLLSRKFKESVYGKKLSEEVSGVFSKSKSQNDAISFTKFSIPKWTLFRACMSREYLLMKRNSFIYIFKSVQLVIIASVAMTVFLRTRMGVDVLHANYYLGALFYALVILLVDGFPELSLTVARLSIFYKQRELYFYPAWAYAIPSAILKVPFSLLEAVVWTSLTYYVIGYTPEVGRFFRQLILLFSMHLSSISMFRFIASVCRNVITSTAVGSLSMLFSLAFGGFIIARTSMPAWLRWGFWVCPLTYGEIGLALNEFLAPRWQKVLPSSNMTMGQKTLESRGLSFDGKFFWISVGALLGFALLFNIGFILALSFLNSPVTRAIISNEKLSQMKESSEPIRTATMKNSESNPNTTTESGKGKMVLPFEPLSVVFQDLQYYIDTPGGMKEHGYTKEKLQLLCDITGAFRPGILTALMGVSGAGKTTLLDVLAGRKTSGYVEGEIRIGGFPKVQRTFARISGYCEQTDIHSPQITVEESVIFSAWLRLHSQIDSKTKSDFVKEVLETIELDGIKDSLVGIPGVSGLSTEQRKRLTIAVELVANPSIIFMDEPTTGLDARAAAIVMRAIKNVADTGRTIVCTIHQPSIDIFESFDELLLLKSGGSIIYAGPLGPQSSKVIDYFEGISGVPKIKDNYNPATWMLEVTSTSSEAELDIDFAQIYRNSTLYQDNRQLVNRLSIPPSDSKVLHFPTRFPLNGWGQFKACLWKQYWSYWRSPSYNLNRFLHMVFTSLVFGALFWRQGKKLENQQSLFNILGAIFSAVLFCGINNSSSVLPYVSTERSVLYRERFAGMYASWAYALAQVTVEIPYILAQSLAYTIITYPMIGYYWSAYKVFWYFYTMFCTLLYFNYLGMLLIAITPSFPVAAILQSTFYTMFNLFAGFLVPRPQIPKWWIWFYYIIPTSWTLNGVLTSQYGDIEKEIEVFEETKTVAKFLNDYFGFHHNRLPIVAVVLALYPIVFATLFAYCIGKLNFQKR